The DNA sequence ATTCGGGATCGGCCATGATCGCCTGGCGCCCGACCTCGTGGAACGCGATGTTCTGGGCGGAATGCCGCGCCGCCGCTGCGATCGGCAGGACGGCACAAACCCGTTCGGGATAGTCCACCGCCCATTGAAGAACCTGCATGCCACCCATCGACCCACCCAGCACCGCCAGCAGTTTGTCGATGCCCAGATGGTCGATCAGCAGCTTCTGAGCCCGGACCATGTCGCCGATGGTGATCATCGGAAAGTCGGTGCCATAGGGTTTACCGGTAGCCGGATCGATGTCCTGCGGTCCGGTCGTGCCCATGCAACCACCCAGTACGTTGGAACAGATCACGAAATACCGTTCAGTGTCGATGGGCTTGCCGGGGCCGATCATCATCGACCACCAGCCCGGTTTTCCGGTTATCGGGTGACTGTCCATGGCAAACTGGTCGCCGGTGAGAGCATGGCACACCAGTACGGCATTGCTTCTATCCTCGTTCAGCCGGCCATAGGTCTGAAAGGCCATGCGGAACGGGCCGATCTCGCCACCATTGTCGAGTTGCATCGGTGACGATGCCGCCAGCGTTACCGACTGCCCGGGCAAATCCTGATGGTCGGTGGCGGATGTCACGGCGCTGTCGTGATCTTCCGTGCGGGCGACGGTCATTCGAACGGAGCCACCCTCTGGGACTGATGAACGATGGGACGGGGAACCAATAGCTATGCCCGGTGAGGTGCGCCTGTCAACGATCTCGGATTCCCGTCACCGCTGCCAGCCCCCCATGTTGGGCGAATCCGGCTAATTTGGCGAATTTGCCGGGACCGACACGCTCACTGCTTGTCTTCTCCGTCGCCAGAACCGGAAGCCGTCGGGGGTCGAGCGGCCGCTTCCGCGGCGAGACATGGAAAAATGACGAAACGGGGATTTGATTTTAGCCGTGGGGAGGATTATTCGTTACGCCCGTGGTGTGCGCCGAAGATCGATATCCGGCGACTTGGAACCGACGCCCTATGAAATACCCGATGCCGGATGAAGCCATGTCGACACCGACCGAGAATGTCGCGGATTCGCTTGAAAGTCTGCGTGACGAAATTGACGGCATCGACGACCGCATACACTCGCTGCTGATGGAGCGGGCGTCGGTGGTGCAGCGGATTGCCGACGTCAAGACATCGGCAACGTCCCGCGGGCCCGCCAGCGATGACGACAACTCATCTTCCGGCGCCCCTCATGCAGAGGCCGGATCAATGCCGGACGCGCCACCGGTCGTGTTCCGGCCCGCGCGGGAAGCACTGATCTTGCGGCGACTGACAGAACGCCACCGTGGCGCTTTTCCGCTGCCCGTGCTCCTGCGCATCTGGCGTGAGATGATCTCGGGCTACACACGGATTCAAGGACCGTTCTCGGTGGCCGCCTGCGTCGCGGAAGGCGAACACCTGGTATGGGACA is a window from the Fodinicurvata sp. EGI_FJ10296 genome containing:
- a CDS encoding homoserine O-acetyltransferase, with amino-acid sequence MTVARTEDHDSAVTSATDHQDLPGQSVTLAASSPMQLDNGGEIGPFRMAFQTYGRLNEDRSNAVLVCHALTGDQFAMDSHPITGKPGWWSMMIGPGKPIDTERYFVICSNVLGGCMGTTGPQDIDPATGKPYGTDFPMITIGDMVRAQKLLIDHLGIDKLLAVLGGSMGGMQVLQWAVDYPERVCAVLPIAAAARHSAQNIAFHEVGRQAIMADPEWHGGDYYAHGTKPQRGLAVARMAAHITYLSEAALHRKFGRNLQNRQDLSFGFDADFQVESYLRHQGSTFVDRFDANSYLYITRAMDYFDLSRDHGGILSRCFMRTPVRFCLVSFSSDWLFPTSESRAIVHALNAVAANVSFVEIDSDKGHDAFLLYEPEFHRVVEGFLSGVCTANGVTAPDATSDGGRS